The Anoplopoma fimbria isolate UVic2021 breed Golden Eagle Sablefish chromosome 20, Afim_UVic_2022, whole genome shotgun sequence genome includes a window with the following:
- the calhm6 gene encoding calcium homeostasis modulator protein 6, with protein sequence MDKFKAVLSIASKQPNLGFVALLTAGGEQIFSSAVFNCPCSDLNFVYGMVFLLVPALALLLLGFILSQKTWKLLTGACRRGAVQCRWGGLTATCMALFQISFAAMVAPSSWIAVALLNGNYYECAMTGTNVSAYERHLCGKTSSLGKCQQQLHRYPCRTGSDVPDREDVLLRLKAQSQIIGWLLITSIMLSNLLLTCVARCTSPISYLQLKFWGAYVQEESNLMDSYGAKHAKELAERNLKSFFGNKLPENIITPSNKDWENISSLYKFSTRDHYYSNLHRYVEICPEADNRMMRMGSTMLSEAAENTPAVLDFIDEGRVGLRSGL encoded by the exons ATGGACAAGTTCAAGGCTGTCCTGAGCATCGCCAGCAAGCAGCCCAACCTCGGGTTTGTGGCCCTGCTGACGGCCGGGGGGGAGCAGATCTTCTCCTCGGCGGTTTTCAACTGCCCCTGCAGCGACCTGAACTTCGTCTACGGCATGGTGTTCCTGCTCGTGCCCGCCctggcgctgctgctgctgggtttcATCCTGAGCCAGAAGACTTGGAAGCTACTGACGGGCGCATGCCGGCGCGGGGCCGTGCAGTGCCGGTGGGGGGGGCTGACCGCCACCTGCATGGCGCTCTTCCAGATCAGCTTCGCTGCGATGGTGGCCCCCTCCAGCTGGATCGCGGTGGCCCTGCTTAACGGGAACTACTACGAGTGTGCGATGACCGGGACCAACGTGAGCGCGTACGAAAGGCACCTGTGCGGAAAGACGAGCTCCCTGGGAAAGTGTCAGCAGCAGCTGCACAGGTACCCCTGCAGGACGGGCAGCGACGTCCCGGACAGGGAGGACGTTCTGCTCAGACTGAAAGCTCAGTCTCAG ATCATTGGCTGGCTGCTCATCACCTCCATCATGTTGTCCAATCTGCTGCTGACCTGCGTGGCTCGGTGCACCTCCCCCATCAGCTACCTGCAGCTCAAGTTCTGGGGAGCGTACGTCCAGGAGGAGAGCAACCTGATGGATTCATACGGCGCCAAGCACGCCAAAGAGCTCGCCGAGAGGAACCTGAAGAGCTTTTTCGGCAATAAACTTCCCGAGAACATCATCACCCCTTCCAACAAGGACTGGGAAAATATCTCCTCCCTCTACAAGTTCAGCACCAGAGACCACTACTACAGCAACCTGCACCGGTACGTGGAGATCTGTCCGGAGGCCGACAACCGCATGATGAGGATGGGCTCGACCATGTTGAGCGAGGCCGCAGAAAACACCCCGGCTGTTCTCGATTTTATAGACGAAGGCAGGGTGGGGCTGCGAAGTGGTCTTTAA
- the LOC129109056 gene encoding calcium homeostasis modulator protein 5-like, with the protein MDNFQTVLRFFMNQKATIGYSFMALLTIGGERVFSMVSFQCPCNHDQNFAYGLTFLLGPAAVLLVLGLFFSTRLWRLYTGCCLNPMKLCPRGNCLGCLRAFTSIFTGACVAPIMWLSVALLNGTFYECAVSGLDDNVVVDLFCKNKTMKCRNELARVPCDRSELSKEERMELLLMFRAQSQILGWCIVIIAAFGGLLGTCCTNCRSKISYLQLTFWKRYVEKEKERFDAFALDYATKLAERNLQSFFENKDPEPFPFPSHRAWEEISAHYTFSRSEQCYSTLQRYVERTDGDYTSEKRPVLDPEHGIEML; encoded by the exons ATGGATAACTTCCAGACCGTCCTGCGATTCTTCATGAACCAGAAAGCCACCATCGGCTACAGTTTCATGGCTCTCCTGACTATAGGCGGGGAGCGAGTCTTCTCCATGGTCTCTTTTCAGTGCCCATGCAACCACGACCAGAACTTTGCCTACGGGCTGACCTTCCTGCTGGGCCCGGCGGCGGTGCTGCTGGTGTTGGGCCTCTTCTTCAGCACCAGGTTGTGGAGGCTCTACACCGGCTGCTGCCTCAATCCCATGAAGCTGTGCCCCAGAGGGAACTGCTTGGGCTGCCTCAGGGCGTTCACAAGCATCTTCACCGGGGCTTGCGTGGCCCCTATAATGTGGCTCTCAGTGGCCCTGCTCAACGGGACCTTTTACGAGTGTGCTGTCAGCGGCCTAGACGATAACGTGGTGGTGGATCTGTTCTGTAAAAACAAGACCATGAAGTGTCGGAACGAGCTGGCCCGAGTGCCCTGTGACCGGTCCGAACTGTCCAAAGAAGAGCGCATGGAGCTGCTGTTGATGTTCAGGGCCCAGTCACAA ATCCTGGGCTGGTGCATCGTCATCATTGCTGCGTTCGGGGGCCTCCTTGGTACCTGCTGCACTAACTGCCGCTCCAAAATCAGCTACCTGCAACTCACCTTCTGGAAGCGCTatgtggagaaagagaaggagcgCTTCGACGCCTTCGCGCTGGACTACGCCACCAAGCTGGCGGAGAGAAACCTGCAGAGTTTCTTCGAGAACAAGGACCCCGAGCCGTTCCCTTTCCCCAGCCACAGGGCGTGGGAGGAGATCTCGGCCCACTACACCTTCTCCAGGAGCGAGCAGTGTTACAGCACCCTTCAGCGGTACGTGGAGAGGACAGACGGGGACTACACATCGGAGAAGAGACCCGTGTTGGACCCGGAGCATGGAATAGAGATGCTCTGA